In Candidatus Cohnella colombiensis, one DNA window encodes the following:
- a CDS encoding UvrB/UvrC motif-containing protein has protein sequence MICQECGKRPSTLHFTKIVNGDKRELHICESCAREKGELIPGSQAGFSIHNLISGLLDFDTASSNMKGNSHVIKCEECGLTYAQFSKLGRFGCSHCHLQFAGRLDPLLKRVHGNTVHVGKVPKRAGGQLQVKREIDRLKRELQALITREDFEAAAQLRDQIRQLEKEMTG, from the coding sequence ATGATATGTCAGGAATGTGGAAAGCGACCTTCAACGTTACATTTTACGAAAATTGTGAATGGTGATAAGAGAGAGCTGCACATCTGTGAATCGTGTGCCAGAGAGAAAGGTGAACTCATTCCAGGGTCGCAAGCTGGATTTTCCATTCATAATTTGATCTCTGGTTTACTTGATTTTGATACGGCCAGTTCAAATATGAAGGGAAATTCACATGTAATAAAGTGTGAGGAATGCGGGCTAACCTATGCCCAATTCAGCAAACTAGGTCGTTTCGGCTGCAGTCATTGTCATCTCCAATTTGCTGGGCGCCTAGATCCACTACTTAAGCGTGTACACGGCAATACTGTTCATGTGGGTAAGGTTCCCAAGCGTGCAGGGGGTCAACTGCAAGTGAAGCGCGAAATTGATCGTCTGAAGCGTGAGCTACAAGCATTAATTACACGTGAGGACTTCGAAGCTGCTGCACAATTGCGTGATCAGATCCGACAGCTTGAAAAGGAAATGACTGGGTAA
- a CDS encoding CtsR family transcriptional regulator gives MRNISDLIEQYLKEILHKSSESAVEIQRSEVADKFSCVPSQINYVISTRFTLEKGYYVESKRGGGGYIRIQRVDHPSLEAVQRHISQTVGNQIDQNASEGLIYQLEEADFLTDREANLLRAAISREVLTVGLPLRDQIRANVLKAMLIVLLIK, from the coding sequence ATGCGTAACATTTCTGATCTGATCGAACAATACTTAAAGGAAATTTTGCACAAAAGTTCGGAAAGTGCAGTCGAAATCCAGCGGAGTGAGGTAGCAGATAAATTTTCATGTGTTCCATCGCAAATCAATTATGTTATTAGTACGCGCTTTACTTTGGAAAAAGGATACTACGTCGAAAGTAAACGTGGGGGCGGTGGCTACATTCGCATCCAGCGCGTTGACCATCCATCTTTGGAGGCAGTTCAACGACATATTTCACAAACAGTCGGTAATCAAATCGATCAAAATGCCTCTGAAGGGTTAATATATCAGTTAGAGGAAGCAGATTTTCTAACGGATCGAGAAGCGAATTTGCTAAGGGCAGCAATATCTCGCGAAGTGCTAACGGTCGGCTTGCCACTAAGGGATCAAATCAGAGCAAACGTCCTCAAGGCGATGCTAATCGTGCTGCTAATTAAGTAG
- a CDS encoding DUF4395 domain-containing protein gives MKEVPMRYVKSNQTGIVLFVVLSFLLQQSWILPLLLLIQVVGLLTEGKYNVFVLIAKRFITNPGTEMQAVELQRFNNVLAIIFLTLSILFYSLGLTIIGTVFALMLLIAAGVALLGYCIGCTIYFQYKQLRAKYRT, from the coding sequence ATGAAAGAAGTTCCTATGCGTTATGTGAAGAGCAATCAAACCGGCATAGTTCTGTTTGTGGTCTTATCATTTCTTCTACAGCAATCATGGATTTTACCGCTTCTATTGCTTATTCAAGTCGTAGGCTTGTTAACTGAAGGAAAGTACAACGTATTTGTCCTCATCGCCAAGCGTTTCATCACAAATCCGGGAACCGAGATGCAAGCTGTGGAGCTTCAAAGGTTTAACAACGTGCTTGCGATTATATTCTTAACGTTGTCCATCTTATTCTACAGCCTCGGACTTACAATTATCGGAACAGTCTTCGCTTTAATGCTGTTAATTGCCGCCGGCGTTGCTCTATTAGGCTATTGCATCGGCTGCACAATCTATTTCCAATATAAGCAATTGCGAGCGAAGTATCGTACGTAG
- a CDS encoding PQQ-binding-like beta-propeller repeat protein, protein MRGIRWFRVLTLGFSIGLITGCSDGNESAPTPKVEQSESPSPSIIDVPVIEKVSLTLDNMRSYLSLSLSEDQAKLIFGVGYGSEQSSLYWESNWVETRTWTYWREDNNAKLELQWSTAHELLYAIYHERVAGNWQTYIPDMGAIPEAWSRDSRLAQQAGLQIDREASVKLNTNGYAMIDSAFPRVEYLASPDRNLRIVALTETFVEIDDDGVHSWIPIWYFTDEAINIRDIEPAEMVLTKGEEAHWDPSSGATATMLKADEKVFAMQAYGDWIGVVTNDKPSQPSLGLLWVPRHSLISTGPWKPLFTNTTASQSDTVAAISKVELDQKVSKERVEQIFGNPQAIETTDNVDMPETWRTLPLWRYESADARLEITWETDGSLFGYRMFDRTQKNSYEVRDLTFEEVPTRISKLEANEKPWALTKPTSFEWRIQTDLPYNYLIATAGNTLIVAGEDGGFSGMHYRTQIFAVQKKSGNLLWKREIGLNGYSYAISSDGRQMVFLTIITDGSDQIARLDAIETSTGKSLWKKDITVDGSTWYLHLASSGSVVVASFEQKLDDQDVTYTYAYDMKRGQQLWSRKAEYPEVLVGQTVSMPLFLIHSRDVDSGVMGKLTAYAPLTGKVKWEITDLSTVNVLNQMFITSDERLSNESSRVNWVRTLEGVSQIDVPTGKMKASYPVGNFEQTHLEIINDKYMLIQQTNDHKSFYDSDDVTTSLVDMESGKVMWTSTGYGDKGVVDSDILYYRLNGKPRAVNIVDGNLVWEGNYTIQGKILVYGERIIVEEYPDVYVLDKKDGTVLYRMGDIRLGVYDSIRLTQLYGTITSVDGGLVVGSSNGNFSLLKPTLE, encoded by the coding sequence ATGCGAGGAATACGTTGGTTTCGAGTACTTACGCTCGGGTTTAGTATAGGGTTAATTACAGGCTGTAGTGACGGTAATGAATCTGCGCCAACGCCGAAAGTTGAACAAAGTGAATCTCCTTCTCCATCCATCATAGATGTCCCGGTAATTGAGAAGGTCAGCTTGACGCTAGATAATATGCGCAGTTACTTGTCGCTCAGCTTGTCGGAGGACCAGGCAAAGCTAATTTTCGGTGTTGGATATGGAAGTGAACAGAGCTCACTCTATTGGGAGTCGAACTGGGTGGAAACGCGAACGTGGACATATTGGCGGGAAGATAATAATGCGAAGTTGGAGTTGCAATGGTCTACTGCGCATGAGCTACTCTATGCGATCTACCATGAAAGAGTTGCGGGAAATTGGCAGACGTACATCCCAGATATGGGTGCGATTCCAGAAGCGTGGTCAAGAGATAGTCGACTCGCTCAGCAAGCGGGACTTCAAATCGATAGGGAAGCAAGCGTAAAACTGAATACAAATGGTTATGCCATGATCGATTCAGCTTTTCCGAGAGTCGAGTACTTGGCATCGCCAGACCGCAATTTGCGTATCGTTGCGTTAACAGAAACCTTTGTTGAAATTGATGACGATGGGGTACATAGTTGGATTCCAATCTGGTACTTTACAGATGAAGCCATTAACATTCGCGATATTGAACCCGCTGAGATGGTATTAACTAAGGGTGAAGAAGCACATTGGGACCCTAGCTCAGGAGCTACTGCAACAATGTTAAAAGCGGATGAAAAAGTATTCGCGATGCAAGCTTATGGCGATTGGATCGGTGTCGTAACGAACGATAAGCCCAGTCAGCCTTCTTTGGGACTATTATGGGTGCCTAGACACTCTTTGATATCAACAGGTCCATGGAAACCACTCTTTACCAATACAACTGCGTCTCAATCGGATACTGTGGCAGCAATATCGAAGGTCGAATTGGATCAGAAAGTGAGTAAAGAACGTGTGGAACAAATCTTTGGCAATCCACAAGCCATCGAGACAACAGACAATGTTGATATGCCAGAAACGTGGCGGACGCTACCGTTATGGAGATATGAGAGTGCTGATGCACGATTAGAGATTACATGGGAGACGGATGGAAGCCTTTTTGGATACCGAATGTTTGATCGTACACAGAAAAACAGTTATGAAGTGAGAGACCTGACTTTCGAAGAAGTACCGACAAGGATTTCTAAATTAGAAGCTAATGAGAAGCCGTGGGCACTTACTAAGCCGACCTCATTTGAATGGCGAATCCAAACGGATCTTCCGTACAACTACTTGATTGCTACCGCAGGAAATACATTAATCGTTGCGGGTGAAGATGGCGGGTTTAGCGGAATGCATTACCGTACACAAATCTTTGCTGTTCAGAAGAAGTCGGGGAACCTATTGTGGAAACGCGAAATTGGTCTTAATGGGTATTCTTATGCCATCTCAAGCGATGGTCGCCAAATGGTGTTTTTAACAATAATTACGGATGGATCAGACCAAATTGCTCGCTTAGACGCTATCGAAACTTCAACGGGCAAGTCCCTATGGAAGAAAGATATTACGGTGGATGGAAGCACGTGGTATTTGCATCTTGCTTCTTCAGGATCGGTTGTAGTTGCTTCGTTCGAACAAAAGCTGGACGATCAGGATGTTACGTACACTTATGCTTATGATATGAAGAGAGGACAACAGCTCTGGAGTAGAAAGGCTGAATATCCAGAGGTTTTAGTGGGACAGACGGTGAGTATGCCGTTATTTCTCATTCATAGCAGGGATGTTGATTCAGGTGTTATGGGTAAACTTACAGCTTATGCCCCACTAACAGGTAAAGTGAAGTGGGAGATCACAGATTTAAGTACGGTGAACGTCTTGAACCAAATGTTCATTACATCGGATGAACGTTTGAGTAATGAATCCTCCAGAGTGAATTGGGTGCGCACGTTGGAGGGGGTTTCTCAGATTGATGTGCCCACAGGAAAAATGAAAGCTTCGTACCCGGTCGGTAATTTTGAACAAACTCATCTAGAAATCATAAATGATAAGTATATGCTTATACAGCAAACTAATGATCACAAATCATTCTATGATTCAGATGATGTTACGACTTCATTAGTTGATATGGAGTCAGGAAAAGTGATGTGGACGAGTACGGGCTATGGTGATAAAGGTGTAGTAGATTCCGATATTCTATATTACCGGTTGAATGGTAAGCCGCGTGCGGTGAATATAGTTGATGGGAATCTAGTTTGGGAAGGGAATTATACTATTCAAGGTAAAATCTTAGTCTACGGTGAACGGATCATTGTTGAGGAGTATCCAGATGTGTACGTGTTGGATAAAAAGGATGGCACAGTGCTATATCGTATGGGAGACATAAGACTAGGAGTATATGATAGTATTCGGCTTACGCAACTATACGGTACGATCACGTCAGTAGATGGGGGATTGGTCGTTGGATCGTCGAACGGTAATTTCTCATTGCTGAAGCCTACACTCGAGTAG
- the ligA gene encoding NAD-dependent DNA ligase LigA encodes MVHTERMQALVAELNAHGHRYYTEDNPTISDKEYDLLYDELVALEQESGIVLPNSPTRRVGGAILNGFKPHRHLARLWSLDKAQNTDDLLAWSARANRLINDYNAKNPETPLPSPEYVLELKFDGLSLNLTYDEGELTQSATRGNGEVGEGILAHVRTIRTVPLTIEYAGGTIEVQGEGFMRLSVLEDYNKTAAEPLKNARNGAAGALRNLDPKVTAARRLDAFFYNIGYAEGVTFHNHREMIGFLRDNGFPVNPYAHYFSSMDDLIAELDHIVARRDQLDYLIDGAVVKLTDMRTREVLGYTDKFPRWAVAFKFEAEETTTVLESVSWEVGRTGKITPLARVEAVELAGVTVQNCTLNNIGDIERKNLLHALGTRVFIRRSNDVIPEILGKADDEEGEAIAVPEQCPGCGAPLEMRGAHLFCNNRLGCKEQLIGRITHFAARDGMDIETFSGKTAEQLYDELNVRDPADLYSLALEDLVKLERFGEKKATNLLAALEKSKSRELAQFLNALGIPNTGKATARLLADHFGDLDRLITAETEELQSLPEVGGIVAESIMGFFRDPVMIDSIARMRAAGVRAEASQPAAAAADANHPLFGKTVVLTGTLTVMTRDEASRKLEALGAKVSGSVSKKTDLVIAGESAGSKLTKARELGVEVLEDQEELLKLLS; translated from the coding sequence ATGGTGCATACGGAAAGGATGCAAGCGCTCGTTGCTGAGTTGAATGCGCATGGTCATCGCTATTATACGGAAGACAACCCTACGATTAGCGACAAGGAGTACGATCTGCTATACGATGAGCTCGTTGCGTTAGAGCAAGAAAGTGGGATCGTGCTGCCAAATTCTCCGACGCGCAGAGTCGGTGGAGCGATATTAAACGGCTTTAAACCGCATCGCCATCTTGCTCGGCTGTGGAGCTTGGACAAGGCGCAGAATACGGACGATTTACTTGCGTGGTCAGCACGTGCGAATCGCTTAATTAACGACTATAATGCAAAAAATCCAGAGACGCCACTGCCCTCACCAGAATATGTGCTGGAATTGAAATTTGATGGCTTATCGCTCAATTTGACCTACGATGAGGGTGAGCTGACGCAATCGGCAACTCGTGGTAATGGTGAAGTTGGAGAAGGGATACTTGCGCATGTACGTACGATTCGCACCGTTCCTTTAACAATTGAATATGCAGGCGGTACGATAGAAGTTCAGGGTGAAGGCTTTATGAGGCTATCTGTTCTAGAGGACTACAATAAGACCGCAGCAGAGCCACTTAAAAATGCGCGAAACGGTGCTGCAGGCGCGCTTCGAAATCTCGATCCTAAGGTTACGGCAGCGCGTCGGTTGGATGCTTTCTTTTACAATATCGGTTATGCAGAAGGTGTCACTTTCCACAATCATCGAGAGATGATCGGGTTTTTGCGTGACAATGGGTTCCCGGTGAATCCCTATGCACATTACTTCAGTTCGATGGATGATTTGATTGCAGAGCTTGATCATATCGTAGCACGACGTGATCAGCTTGATTACCTCATAGATGGAGCGGTTGTGAAGCTGACTGATATGCGGACGCGCGAGGTGCTTGGCTACACAGACAAGTTCCCGCGCTGGGCAGTTGCCTTCAAGTTCGAAGCGGAAGAGACAACAACGGTGCTTGAATCAGTATCGTGGGAAGTGGGTCGTACTGGTAAGATCACGCCGTTAGCACGTGTGGAAGCGGTAGAATTAGCGGGTGTAACCGTTCAGAACTGCACGCTCAACAATATCGGCGACATTGAACGTAAAAATCTGCTTCATGCACTTGGAACGCGTGTATTCATTCGTCGCTCGAACGATGTCATTCCTGAGATTCTCGGCAAAGCGGATGATGAAGAGGGAGAAGCGATTGCAGTGCCGGAACAGTGTCCGGGCTGTGGAGCGCCGTTAGAGATGCGTGGTGCGCATCTGTTCTGCAACAACCGCTTAGGCTGCAAAGAACAGTTGATCGGGCGGATTACCCATTTTGCAGCGCGAGATGGAATGGATATCGAAACGTTCAGCGGGAAAACGGCAGAGCAGCTCTATGATGAACTTAATGTTCGTGATCCAGCCGATTTATACAGCTTAGCGCTGGAAGATTTGGTGAAGCTGGAGCGCTTTGGCGAAAAGAAGGCAACGAACTTGCTTGCTGCATTGGAGAAGTCGAAGTCACGGGAGCTCGCACAGTTTCTTAATGCACTCGGCATTCCGAATACAGGGAAGGCGACTGCAAGGCTGCTCGCAGATCACTTCGGCGACTTGGATCGCTTGATTACTGCGGAAACGGAAGAACTACAAAGCTTGCCCGAAGTGGGCGGGATCGTAGCGGAGAGCATTATGGGCTTCTTCCGCGATCCGGTTATGATCGATAGCATTGCACGGATGCGTGCTGCTGGGGTGAGGGCAGAGGCAAGTCAGCCTGCTGCCGCCGCTGCAGATGCGAATCATCCGTTATTTGGTAAAACGGTTGTGCTTACAGGCACCCTAACTGTTATGACACGTGATGAAGCGTCACGCAAACTTGAAGCGCTTGGTGCAAAGGTGTCGGGTAGTGTCTCTAAGAAAACGGATCTCGTCATCGCTGGAGAAAGTGCGGGTAGCAAGCTAACTAAAGCACGTGAGTTAGGTGTCGAGGTACTTGAGGATCAAGAAGAACTGTTAAAGCTGTTAAGCTGA
- the pcrA gene encoding DNA helicase PcrA has translation MFFEPVESEQLDIEAAIQKLNPMQREAAITTDGPLLIMAGAGSGKTRVLTHRIGYLISKRIAAPWSILAITFTNKAAREMQDRVAKLVGPSGKDIWVSTFHSMCVRILRKDIERIGYSRNFSILDSGDQLSVIKNVMKENNIDIKKIEPKAVQATISGAKNELVTPDQYESTQGDYFQKIVAKVYTQYQRRLRSNNALDFDDLIMLTIQLFKEVPEVLDFYQNKFRYLHVDEYQDTNRAQYMLCKMLASKHHNICVVGDSDQSIYRWRGADITNILNFEKDYPESKSILLEQNYRSTSNILDAANAVIKNNHGRKAKNLWTDQSGGDKITVYQGGTEHEEGYYIAGEIRKNRQSAKRFDDHAILYRTNAQSRVMEEILIKSEIPYQIVGGVKFYDRKEIKDILAYLRLISNPDDDISLNRIINVPKRSLGDTTMAKVQAEANEREVSIFRLLNEGDGLIGDGLYHLDIQTRAKVALSDFRDLMRDLTAMVEYLSVTELTEKMLELTNYRDELIRENSLESQSRLENIEEFLSVTQEFEKRNEDKSLVAFLTDLALIADIDSMNKDEEDDGSGDAVVLMTMHSAKGLEFPVVFIIGMEEGVFPGNRAFLDNDEMEEERRLAYVGITRAEKRLFLTCARTRTLYGRTNSNPPSRFLEEIPSSLKEAVETVGGSSSGSYGSYSGSYGARSGGGFGSRSVAGSSGVGASGAGIGSRAKVVTSSGVTSVNATPAVSATNPAGEGLQVVAGDKVQHAKWGVGTIIAVKGAGNDAELQIAFPAPIGVKRLLAAFAPVTKI, from the coding sequence ATGTTTTTTGAACCTGTGGAATCGGAACAATTAGATATTGAAGCGGCAATTCAGAAGCTGAATCCGATGCAACGTGAAGCTGCGATTACGACGGACGGACCACTGTTAATTATGGCGGGAGCGGGCAGCGGTAAGACGCGGGTGCTAACGCACCGAATCGGCTACTTGATCTCCAAGCGAATTGCTGCGCCTTGGAGTATTCTTGCGATTACATTTACGAATAAAGCTGCGCGTGAGATGCAGGATCGTGTAGCTAAGCTCGTAGGTCCATCAGGGAAAGACATCTGGGTAAGCACGTTCCACTCGATGTGCGTGCGAATTCTGCGTAAAGACATTGAGCGAATCGGGTATAGCCGAAATTTCAGCATACTAGATTCTGGTGATCAACTGTCCGTAATTAAAAATGTGATGAAGGAAAACAACATCGATATCAAAAAGATCGAGCCGAAGGCTGTGCAAGCGACGATCAGCGGGGCAAAGAATGAGCTTGTTACTCCTGACCAATACGAATCGACGCAAGGGGACTATTTTCAAAAAATTGTTGCTAAGGTATACACCCAATATCAAAGAAGGCTCAGAAGCAACAACGCACTCGACTTTGACGATCTCATCATGCTGACGATCCAGCTATTTAAAGAAGTGCCCGAAGTACTCGATTTCTATCAAAATAAGTTTCGCTACCTCCACGTAGATGAGTATCAGGATACAAACCGTGCGCAATATATGCTTTGTAAGATGCTTGCGTCGAAGCATCACAATATTTGCGTCGTCGGCGATAGTGATCAGTCGATCTACCGGTGGCGTGGGGCGGACATTACGAACATCTTGAATTTTGAAAAGGATTATCCGGAGTCGAAGTCGATTTTATTGGAGCAAAACTATCGTTCTACATCAAATATTTTGGATGCTGCGAATGCGGTCATTAAGAATAACCATGGACGCAAAGCGAAAAACCTGTGGACTGATCAAAGTGGTGGAGACAAGATCACCGTGTACCAAGGCGGTACGGAGCACGAGGAAGGCTACTACATCGCGGGTGAAATTCGAAAAAACCGTCAAAGCGCCAAGCGTTTCGATGATCATGCGATATTGTATCGAACGAACGCACAGTCACGGGTAATGGAAGAAATTTTGATCAAGTCGGAAATTCCGTATCAGATCGTAGGCGGGGTTAAGTTCTATGATCGTAAAGAAATTAAAGACATCCTCGCGTATTTGCGATTGATCTCTAATCCGGATGATGACATCAGCTTGAATCGAATTATTAATGTACCTAAGCGTAGCTTAGGGGATACAACGATGGCGAAAGTGCAAGCTGAGGCAAATGAGCGCGAGGTTTCGATCTTTCGTTTGCTTAACGAGGGAGATGGACTCATCGGCGATGGATTGTATCATCTCGATATACAGACTCGTGCGAAGGTTGCACTCTCTGACTTCCGTGATTTGATGCGAGATTTGACTGCAATGGTGGAATACTTGTCCGTGACGGAATTGACGGAGAAGATGCTTGAACTGACAAATTATCGGGATGAGCTCATTCGAGAAAATTCGTTGGAATCCCAGTCGCGCTTAGAAAATATTGAAGAGTTCCTCTCTGTGACTCAAGAATTCGAGAAGCGGAATGAAGATAAGTCGCTCGTTGCATTTTTGACTGATTTGGCTTTAATCGCTGATATAGATTCAATGAACAAAGATGAGGAAGACGATGGCAGTGGAGATGCGGTCGTTCTGATGACAATGCATAGCGCTAAGGGACTTGAATTTCCAGTCGTGTTCATCATCGGAATGGAGGAAGGGGTATTCCCAGGCAATCGTGCGTTCTTGGACAATGATGAGATGGAAGAGGAACGTAGACTAGCGTATGTCGGAATTACTCGTGCAGAGAAACGATTATTTTTAACTTGTGCGCGTACACGTACGTTGTATGGTCGAACGAACAGCAATCCTCCTTCACGGTTTTTGGAGGAGATTCCTTCTTCTCTAAAAGAAGCAGTTGAAACCGTAGGCGGTAGCTCATCGGGTTCATATGGTAGTTATAGTGGAAGTTATGGCGCGCGTTCAGGTGGAGGCTTCGGTTCGAGGTCTGTTGCGGGTAGTAGTGGTGTCGGTGCTTCGGGAGCGGGAATTGGCTCGCGTGCGAAGGTGGTTACTTCTTCTGGCGTAACGTCGGTGAACGCAACTCCTGCAGTATCTGCTACGAATCCAGCGGGAGAAGGCTTGCAGGTTGTAGCGGGTGATAAGGTACAGCATGCCAAATGGGGTGTAGGTACAATTATTGCAGTAAAAGGCGCTGGAAATGATGCAGAGCTTCAGATTGCATTTCCTGCTCCTATCGGTGTGAAGCGACTGCTTGCAGCGTTTGCTCCTGTTACGAAAATCTAA